The Bacteroidales bacterium genomic sequence TTATTTCCCTTCCCCTGGCGTTTATCCCCTGCATCAACGTTTTTGCAGCCCTGGTTGCTGTCGTTGGCCTGATCCTGAGTGCCATCGGATTTTCGCAGGCCCGTAAACTCAATGGCGCAACCGGCCTGAATCTCGCAGGCCTGATTCTTTCCTCCCTGGCCGTACTGGTTATCCTCCTCTGGATTCTTGTCTTTGCCCGCATCTTCAGCCGCGAAGGGGACTTCCGCAGGGAATTCGACAGAGCCTTTCGCCACGACATACGTAAGGAAACGTTCGAAAATATTGATAAAATTTCCAGGGATCTGGACAAGGATCTTGAACGCGAACTGCAGGAACTGGAAGCAGATACCACCATGCCCGGTTCCGCTTTGTCTGCCGAAGAGTTTGATGCCTTACTCAAGGATTATGAAAGCCTGATCAACGAATACATCAAACTGGCAGAAAAATCAAAACGGAATGATATTTCGGCCGTGTCGGCTTTTGCGCGCATTACCGCCAAAGCGGCTACGGTAAGCGCACGTCTGGCCCTCGCCGCACCGGAAATGTCAGAAGAACAGGTGAAAAAATTCGATGAACTGCAGAAACGCTATGAAGAAGCGCTTAAAAAAGCTTCAGAAAAATAACCGTGCCCCCTTCTGCCCTTTCTTCATATAGTAAAATCAACATTATCCTGCTCATTGTCCTCACAGGAGTGCTCGCGTATTCCGCCATTTTCCCCCCGGCTCCCGATACCCATCCCATTCCTTGCATTCACGAACAGTTGACCGGACAACCCTGCCCCACATGCGGGCTTTCGCGGAGTTTTTCGTCCATGATCCGGCTCGACTTTTTACGGGCAGAACAGTGGAATCCCTTTGGCCCCCGTCTTTTTCTCTTCTTCTTCGTGCAGTGGATTTTTCGTATTGTCTTTCTGATTCTTGCCCTCCGGCTCAGGCTTCATGAGAAAACGGTCATAACGACCGATATCGTCCTGTCGGCAGGAATTTTCTTTTATGCTTACATACCCCTTATCCGAACCCTGTTTCGCTTCTGAACAGATTAGCTGACCGGCGCCCCCCTGAATCCCTTTTCCGTTTTCACAACCTTCCCTTCGCGCACATACGCATCATGCTGAAAAAGCAAACGGTAGCCTTTCTCCGAAGCTTCAAACAAAAAAGCTTCCTTCTCCTGAAGCGTCAGCAAAGGCCTGGTATCGTACCCGCAGACCCAGCTGAGAGGAATATGGGCCATAAAGGGCAGTAAGTCCGATACAAAGACCATTGTTTCCTTCCCGTCCGACAAAAAAGGCACCAGCAAACCGGCAGTATGGCCGTGAAACATCCTTAGCGAAAATCCGGGGACAAATTCCCCTTCCTTCTCAATGAACTCAAGACGACCAGCTTCATGCAGCGGCAGGAAGTTTTCCGGCCGGTAGGAAGGCCGTTCCCGCACATTGGGGTGAACAGCCCACTCCCATTGCTGTCGGCTCACATAATACCGGGCATTGGGAAAAGCCGGCACCAGATTCCCCTGCGCATCATAAACAACCGCACCCCCGCAATGATCAAAATGCAGATGCGTCAGAACAACATCCGTAATATCTTCCGGCATCAGGCCCTGTTCCTTCAGCGAACCCTGCAGGGTTGCCTCCCCGTTCAGATAATAATGGCTGAAAAACTTTTCATCCTGCTTGTTCCCTATGCCGGTATCAACCAGAATCTTCCGAGTTCCTGCTTCTACCAGCAGGGAACGCATGGCCATGTTGCACAGATTCTGGTCATTGGCTTTGTACTGCACACTCCATAACGACCTGGGAACAACGCCGAAAATGGCTCCTCCGTCCAGCATAAAATTCCCTGTTTCCAGCAGGGTTATTTTCATATTTTCCATTCGGTCAAAAGATTGCGTGATGGTTTTACTTCGAGTTCTTGTTTTGGCAAAAATAACATGCACCATCCGGCAGTGAATAACGTTTTATTTTCCGTAATGTTCAGATGCAACAAGGGAAAAGATACTACTTTTGAAGCCAAAATCAGGAACCGATGAACCAGTTGCCCCGCATCCATTTTATTGCCATAGGAGGAAGTATTATGCACAGCCTGGCCATTAACCTGCATCTGCGGGGATATACTGTCACTGGGTCTGACGACGAAATATTCGAACCATCGCGAAGCGACCTCCTGCGGCATGGGCTTCTGCCGCAAGAACAGGGCTGGTTCCCTGAAAAGATTCACCGCGGCCTCGATGCCGTTATTCTCGGCATG encodes the following:
- a CDS encoding MBL fold metallo-hydrolase; this translates as MKITLLETGNFMLDGGAIFGVVPRSLWSVQYKANDQNLCNMAMRSLLVEAGTRKILVDTGIGNKQDEKFFSHYYLNGEATLQGSLKEQGLMPEDITDVVLTHLHFDHCGGAVVYDAQGNLVPAFPNARYYVSRQQWEWAVHPNVRERPSYRPENFLPLHEAGRLEFIEKEGEFVPGFSLRMFHGHTAGLLVPFLSDGKETMVFVSDLLPFMAHIPLSWVCGYDTRPLLTLQEKEAFLFEASEKGYRLLFQHDAYVREGKVVKTEKGFRGAPVS
- a CDS encoding DUF2752 domain-containing protein — translated: MPPSALSSYSKINIILLIVLTGVLAYSAIFPPAPDTHPIPCIHEQLTGQPCPTCGLSRSFSSMIRLDFLRAEQWNPFGPRLFLFFFVQWIFRIVFLILALRLRLHEKTVITTDIVLSAGIFFYAYIPLIRTLFRF